gatataaattaaaaaaaaaaaaaaaaaaaaacacacACTTAACAATctacatataatattttaagaaaaaatatgagAATATCATGAATTAATTATGTATTCTCATAAATGTGATAATCTAATAATTTCcattaagaaaaaaaaaaaaaaaaaaaaaaaagcacATTTTTCCAAccttaaaaaataaataattatttgtaGACAGTTCCAAGTATACATTTAGAAACTTaagttatatttataaatatattttttttctatatatttttttagaCAGGTATAAggtataatatatagaaatagaaaaaataatagttaagataaaaatattcatttatttatatattattatatttttcttttcttttttattatctaagtataaataaaaattatatttctaaaataacatatgtataataatgtacgcattaaatataattaatacatttcttcaaatacaatatattaagaaaaccaaaaaaaaaaaaaaaaatgaaaaatccaaataaaattattaatcattcattatttataattctATATTAGCATAAacttaataaaaattatacttCCTTCATACAGTTAcatcatatattaatatattttcttacAAAGGGtgaaaagaaatatatttagtctcacattattatattatattatattatataatatttatatatacctaATAATccttttattaaaaaaaaaaaaaaaatgagcAAGTACATCAAATCCAACAGCACAATATTAAATAGCAAAAAGAATATTCCGTACGATATAAAAAGTAACTCATTAATAGATAACAATTTAGATGATGATACAAAAAAGCAATATGACCAAGCATATGATGAGATTAAAAagaacataataaaattagaaaaaacATTCTTAGataatgtattattacaagttaagaaaaaaaatatagcAGGAAATAAAAACACTGTTGAAAAATCAGCTATTAATGAattgaataaatataaaaaaaatattgaattattaaaaagtaaAGTGAGTGTAGAAGATAACACTGATAAAATTGTTAAGttggaaaataaaatcaaagaaaatgaagaaatattacaaaaattaattaatgataaagaaggtttagaaaatatttcaaaGCAACAATTAAAAGCCATAGATGAAATTTGTCTGAACGAAACACAAATATCTATACAAAcaaaatatgaagaaattcgaaaattaaaagaagatTTAATGAAATGGaaatttacatataatgaaaatgaaaatcttttaaagaaaaaacaagAACAATTAATTCATATAGACAAtcaattaaaaaaaaaaatatttactataaaaaattcaaaaacTAATAATATGTCCAGTGGAAATTCTAATAAAAATTTGTCAAACATTCATATACAAACACTTAAAACACAAATTGATATGATTAATGACAATATAACAAATGATACACAAATGTATGACGAAAAAATTCAACAAATTCAAGACAACATAAATTCAGCTCAAAATGATATCGAATTTTTGAATTCACAAatagaagaaataaaaaaggtaattcaaaaaataaaacaaaataatataaaatgaaaaaatatttaaccaatatattttattacatgCACGGAATATATTCACACAATATAATTGTATAATcacatgtatatatatatatatatatatatatttcttttttttttagaatattgaaaatatttctttggatataaaaaaaatgagaaaacaaaaaaaagaaaaataacTTAGCttcttaaaaaattaaacgTTAAAATTACCTACCTTACAAGTCttaaaatgttatatttacatatttgataaaattgtaaaaatgagatatacatatgtaaattatattttaattaaatataatggTGTGATACCTGAACCGTTCATaatttctttcttttttttctccaTTAATTTATCACAATGGCtagttaaaaaaaaaaaaaaatatatatatatatatatatatcattttgaAGTATTGAAAgacaaacaaaaaaaaaaaaaaattgaataatttaataatatgttttcCTACTATTCGtacatttaaatatatatatatatatatatatatatatatatatatatatatatacatgtatataattttttttttttatcttatgaagaaaaacaaataagttttattaaataacTGTTTAGAATTGTgattaaacaaaaaaaattcaagttaaaaaaaagaaaaattaaaaagaatatataaatataaacataaacataaaaaacaacatatatatatatatatatatatatatatatatatatatattttatgttaggtaaaaaatgtttcttaaaaaaatgaatatttataaaaataaatttgaAGAATATCAAGAACcaaacaaaataaatgttACATATCCTTTCTGTAACGCCTGTACCAACTATAAGATGTCTCTGTTAATGTTCCCAAATTCTTCCTTTCGTTTAgtacatttttaaaattaatgtAATCATTCAATGTGTGacaattatttaataaatcacGTAAATCAGTATGAACTTGGAAATATTTGTATAGGAACTTAAATAAATGTccttttaaatattttgtatttgattcatattttaaatataattcgAAGTATTCATTTACAATATTTACAGCATCaatgtttttatttgaaaaaaagTATGGTTTTTCAAGTAATATTTCTGCACACATAACTGCGTCAGCTTTTGTATAATTTAAGCATTTTTCAATATCTTCAAAATGCTCAATAGATCCATTAGCTATTATAGGAATATTTAATCTTTCtttaataattcttataatttcataatcacattgttttatatttatacctttttcttcttttgtTCTCCCATGTACAgtaatcatttttatacCTCTACTTTGTAAATCATAACATAAATTTAATGTCTTTTGATAATCATTATCTATTTTTCGAATTTTACATGTTATGGGTATAACACaattatttgttatatcGGATATTAAATTAACTACTTCATCATgtttatgtaataaaaaagcTCCATAATTACCTTTTTTAGCTATCTGTTGAGGACAACCTAAATTTATATCAACAGCATTAACatcatcttttatataatttatagcttctaataatattttcgAATCATTCCCACAAAATTGTGCAATCACTGGTTTATCCATGTCACaacttttaaaatatcCTTTCCTATACTTTTCATGTTCCACAAAATTTTTTGAATGTAACATAGGAGTAAACGTTAAATCacaattatattttctacaCAATAAGCGAAATGGCAATTCACTAAGGTCCACCATAGGTGctgatatatatttaggTTTTCCTAAAGATTCCCAAAAacttttttcatattcttttttctcTACATAGCAATCATCGTATTGGTTGTTCATTATGATCCacaaaacaaataaaacagaaaattaatgaattaattaattgataaaacaaaaaaaaaattaattaataaaatattatatatatatatatattattattattattattatttataccATAATATATCTTCAAATATAATCTTTCAACTGATTTAATTATCatacatttaaaatatattattctatataaatgtatataaaaataaatatacaaatatatatatattatatattacttttttttttttttttttttttttttttttttttttttttttaatacatatacatcTTTATATAACCAATACATAAACTTATAAAATACAtgaaaaatgtatatttgtatataataaaaatatgaatattaaattaattatataaaatcacatatttagaaaaataataataaataaataaaaaaaacataaaagaaattattaaaatatatatattataaaagtGTTATAATATCTAAAGAACAGATTTTCAATttaacataaaaattaaatgtagatgaattttgaaaaagaaaaaaaaaaataaaataaaataaaataaaataaataaataaataaataaaataataatacatacaatatatatatattcatatattcttatttttattaattaattatcCCCTCGATTGTTGTGTGCTTCCAATAATTAATCAGGCCAATATCTGAAAGgaaaaatgtaaataaaataaaataaaaaatgaaatatttgAATTACATACGTGTTACACATAttaaaggaaaataaaatatatacatatatataatatatatatatatatcaatatatatttttaattatatttatttttttttatacctATCATATCTGTTGAGTTGAAAAAAGAGTGAGGAAAGATCTTTATATCCTTAGACAAActattatcatcatttaaatttattttgtgTAAGTAACCTTTCTCCCTGTCAACGAATAAGAGAACATCCTTCccattatttaaatttaaaaatgtaaatgaTAACACATGTTCTTTtaattcataaaaatatattttttcttcatcgAAGGCCatcaaattattattatcattattattttccttttgtTCTTTTAAGGGTATTATTAAGAGACCTTTCACATTTTCGATAATAGCAAAGAGAGAAaaactttttttatgaaaatataaaatactaattaaaaatttataattctCCATATTTGATTTGTTAGGAAATAGAGATGATAACTGTACATActtacataaaaaattcatatcCAGATATAAAGAATCGACaacttctttttttttaatattccATAAATGTACATAACAATCAGCTGATGTtgaacaaaaaatatgttcatttattaattcaacacatgttataaataatttatgatttaaataaaagttgtatattttatgaatttttttatttttaataattcttattttttcatctCTATCTCctataattaaaaatttatcatcataatataaagaaattacACTAGAATTACATGTATGCATTGGATATAACAAGTTctcatttttaaaacattcAGCATAATGAATCtccaattttttttttattgaatttatatttattggtttatttttttcatttaatatgttttcataattatcatcacaattgtcatcataattatcatcacaattgtcatcataattatcatcataattatcaACATAATTATCGACACAATTATCAACATAATTATCGACACAATTATCAAcataattatcattttgttcatatttgTGATAATTAACGGAgtctttatttttttcatcatcatcactatcttttaataatatatcctCATGAAATTCCTGATCAAATTctttcataaaaaatatatcttcatCTTTCGCTTCAACATCATTTAAAGAATCATATAAGTATAATAATTGAACAGTTTCATAATTATCGTCTTTGTCATTTATTTGTAActtgttattatttttatttgtaagATTTTCTGGTGgcttatatatatatatatctcCATACTTatcaataaataatattttaaaatgttcACTTTCTTCAActtcttttaaaaaatatgctttaacaattttttttttgtgtaatattttcatatatttacaccaatttttatcatatataattatcg
This is a stretch of genomic DNA from Plasmodium reichenowi strain SY57 chromosome 14, whole genome shotgun sequence. It encodes these proteins:
- a CDS encoding hypothetical protein (conserved Plasmodium protein, unknown function), yielding MSKYIKSNSTILNSKKNIPYDIKSNSLIDNNLDDDTKKQYDQAYDEIKKNIIKLEKTFLDNVLLQVKKKNIAGNKNTVEKSAINELNKYKKNIELLKSKVSVEDNTDKIVKLENKIKENEEILQKLINDKEGLENISKQQLKAIDEICLNETQISIQTKYEEIRKLKEDLMKWKFTYNENENLLKKKQEQLIHIDNQLKKKIFTIKNSKTNNMSSGNSNKNLSNIHIQTLKTQIDMINDNITNDTQMYDEKIQQIQDNINSAQNDIEFLNSQIEEIKKNIENISLDIKKMRKQKKEK
- a CDS encoding hypothetical protein (conserved Plasmodium protein, unknown function); this encodes MNKKGNKRPLAESLNVPINSNILNEDNEDKKYVYPSIGNFPIIINNDMLIYGYGKYLLFFCLKDMKFIKIIDDHQSAIRSLDKYKDGNFFLTTGDDKTIIIYDKNWCKYMKILHKKKIVKAYFLKEVEESEHFKILFIDKYGDIYIYKPPENLTNKNNNKLQINDKDDNYETVQLLYLYDSLNDVEAKDEDIFFMKEFDQEFHEDILLKDSDDDEKNKDSVNYHKYEQNDNYVDNCVDNYVDNCVDNYVDNYDDNYDDNCDDNYDDNCDDNYENILNEKNKPININSIKKKLEIHYAECFKNENLLYPMHTCNSSVISLYYDDKFLIIGDRDEKIRIIKNKKIHKIYNFYLNHKLFITCVELINEHIFCSTSADCYVHLWNIKKKEVVDSLYLDMNFLCKYVQLSSLFPNKSNMENYKFLISILYFHKKSFSLFAIIENVKGLLIIPLKEQKENNNDNNNLMAFDEEKIYFYELKEHVLSFTFLNLNNGKDVLLFVDREKGYLHKINLNDDNSLSKDIKIFPHSFFNSTDMIDIGLINYWKHTTIEGIIN
- a CDS encoding tRNA-dihydrouridine synthase, putative, producing the protein MNNQYDDCYVEKKEYEKSFWESLGKPKYISAPMVDLSELPFRLLCRKYNCDLTFTPMLHSKNFVEHEKYRKGYFKSCDMDKPVIAQFCGNDSKILLEAINYIKDDVNAVDINLGCPQQIAKKGNYGAFLLHKHDEVVNLISDITNNCVIPITCKIRKIDNDYQKTLNLCYDLQSRGIKMITVHGRTKEEKGINIKQCDYEIIRIIKERLNIPIIANGSIEHFEDIEKCLNYTKADAVMCAEILLEKPYFFSNKNIDAVNIVNEYFELYLKYESNTKYLKGHLFKFLYKYFQVHTDLRDLLNNCHTLNDYINFKNVLNERKNLGTLTETSYSWYRRYRKDM